In Ruminococcaceae bacterium R-25, a genomic segment contains:
- a CDS encoding molecular chaperone Hsp33 — MADNAYYVPGAPEDLKKDHIVRAEGLGGLVKCLCVSTKTVCETARVMHQMSPAATAALGRFMTGSLLISESMKNPGDTQTTIIRGDGPMEGMTCVTDFGFKVRAYPVESVVPTEYHRPGKINVGAAVGKGSLTVVRDIGLKEPYVGVSELVSGEIAEDFAYYLAKSEQTKSIVSLGVLLEKGEVSHAGGLMIQLLPGAGEDEISYLEKRAAGFPEISFLFSEGFTPAQIIDLFMGDPDLKYLDGKEVEFKCNCSRERMLTGLAALGKNDIEEITKDGKPIETVCRFCNSKYVFEPEELKKL, encoded by the coding sequence ATGGCAGATAACGCATATTATGTACCGGGCGCGCCCGAAGACTTGAAAAAGGACCACATCGTAAGAGCTGAAGGCTTGGGCGGTCTTGTTAAGTGTCTTTGCGTGAGCACGAAGACTGTCTGCGAGACTGCCAGGGTCATGCATCAGATGTCTCCTGCGGCGACAGCAGCTCTGGGCAGATTCATGACAGGTTCTCTTCTTATTTCCGAATCCATGAAGAATCCCGGAGACACTCAGACTACGATAATCAGGGGCGACGGACCGATGGAAGGCATGACATGCGTTACCGATTTCGGTTTTAAGGTAAGGGCATATCCTGTTGAATCCGTTGTTCCGACGGAATATCACAGGCCCGGCAAGATAAATGTCGGTGCTGCAGTAGGCAAGGGCAGCCTTACAGTTGTAAGGGATATCGGCCTTAAAGAACCTTATGTCGGCGTATCCGAACTGGTATCGGGCGAGATCGCGGAAGATTTTGCTTATTATCTTGCTAAATCTGAACAGACAAAGTCGATAGTATCTCTTGGTGTATTGCTCGAAAAAGGTGAGGTTTCCCATGCGGGCGGCCTTATGATCCAGCTCCTGCCCGGAGCAGGCGAAGATGAGATCTCTTATCTCGAAAAAAGAGCAGCAGGTTTCCCTGAGATATCATTCCTTTTCAGTGAAGGATTTACTCCGGCACAGATAATCGACCTTTTCATGGGCGATCCTGATCTTAAATATCTCGATGGCAAAGAAGTGGAGTTCAAGTGCAACTGCAGCAGGGAAAGAATGCTGACAGGCCTTGCAGCTTTGGGCAAAAATGACATCGAAGAGATCACAAAAGACGGCAAGCCGATCGAAACAGTATGCAGATTTTGCAACAGTAAATATGTTTTTGAGCCCGAAGAACTCAAAAAACTGTAA
- a CDS encoding SSU ribosomal protein S10P, whose amino-acid sequence MATKTTMVRIKLKAYDHKILDESAKLIVDALARDDASFSGPIPLPTEKEVVTILRSPHVNKDSREQFEQRTHKRIIDVYTPSSQTMDDIGKLDMPAGVSIEVKIK is encoded by the coding sequence ATGGCAACAAAGACAACAATGGTCAGAATTAAGCTCAAGGCTTATGATCACAAGATTCTCGACGAGAGCGCAAAGCTTATCGTAGACGCACTTGCTCGTGACGATGCAAGCTTCTCCGGTCCTATCCCGCTCCCTACAGAGAAAGAGGTTGTTACGATCCTTCGTTCACCTCACGTAAACAAGGATTCCCGTGAGCAGTTCGAGCAGAGAACTCACAAGAGAATCATCGACGTCTATACACCGTCTTCTCAGACGATGGATGACATTGGCAAGCTTGACATGCCTGCAGGCGTTTCTATTGAAGTAAAGATCAAATAA
- a CDS encoding LSU ribosomal protein L3P: MTKFIIGRKSGMTQLFDDNGNVIPATVISCEPMYVLQNKTVETDGYKACKVGTGSIRAKLVNKPDAGQFKKADVEPKRIIREFTPDEEYSLGQEIKVSDMFAVGDKVDVSGVSKGKGFQGNIKRHGQKGGPSGHGSMYHRRVGSMGATSTPGRVVPGKKMPGHMGAVNCTVQNLSVVMVDGDRGILVIRGAIPGPKGGIVTVQNTVKA; the protein is encoded by the coding sequence ATGACGAAATTCATCATTGGCAGAAAGTCCGGCATGACACAGTTGTTCGATGACAACGGCAACGTTATTCCGGCAACCGTTATAAGCTGCGAGCCTATGTACGTGCTCCAGAACAAGACGGTAGAGACTGACGGATACAAGGCCTGCAAAGTAGGCACAGGTTCCATCAGAGCAAAGCTTGTAAACAAGCCTGACGCAGGACAGTTCAAGAAGGCTGACGTTGAGCCTAAGAGAATTATCCGCGAATTCACACCCGACGAAGAGTACAGCCTCGGACAGGAGATCAAAGTATCCGATATGTTCGCAGTTGGCGACAAGGTCGACGTAAGCGGCGTATCCAAGGGTAAGGGTTTCCAGGGCAACATCAAGCGTCACGGACAGAAGGGTGGTCCTTCTGGTCACGGCTCCATGTATCACAGAAGAGTCGGTTCAATGGGCGCTACTTCCACACCCGGTAGAGTTGTACCTGGTAAGAAGATGCCTGGACATATGGGTGCAGTTAACTGCACAGTACAGAACCTTAGCGTTGTCATGGTTGACGGCGACAGAGGAATCCTCGTAATCAGAGGAGCTATCCCTGGTCCTAAGGGCGGTATCGTAACAGTACAGAATACTGTTAAGGCATAA